In one window of Chryseobacterium phocaeense DNA:
- a CDS encoding AadS family aminoglycoside 6-adenylyltransferase encodes MKAREEKLKQVISWAENNTDIRCVLLTSSLVNPYAPVDDFSDLDIELVFEDRERYEQDKSWIFLFGETVSMVEEDTTCFDGKHAMKMVLYTDHVKIDFKLYQKSEFVKEVQGEDLPEDWDVGYKVLVDKDNLTRDLKAPTYQSIMITKPTEKEFGQLMNDFWWDTTYVAKCLKRGDLFYAKFMSENVIRTDYLVPLIEWYIASFHDWNNITTNKHGRLFKKYLSEELWNKVEATFSGSSIEDNWQALYVSADLVHELGTFLADRLGFEYSHQHESDVRKYLDEVKNMP; translated from the coding sequence ATGAAAGCGAGAGAAGAAAAACTGAAGCAGGTCATCAGCTGGGCAGAAAATAATACTGATATCCGCTGTGTACTTCTGACAAGTTCACTGGTGAATCCCTATGCGCCCGTGGATGATTTCAGTGATCTGGATATTGAGCTTGTCTTTGAAGACAGGGAACGGTATGAACAGGATAAAAGCTGGATCTTTCTTTTCGGTGAAACAGTTTCCATGGTGGAGGAAGATACTACCTGTTTTGATGGAAAACATGCCATGAAAATGGTGCTGTACACCGATCATGTAAAAATTGACTTCAAGCTTTATCAGAAATCTGAGTTTGTAAAAGAGGTTCAGGGAGAAGATCTTCCGGAAGACTGGGATGTAGGCTATAAAGTTTTAGTGGATAAGGATAATTTAACCCGGGATCTTAAAGCGCCGACTTATCAGTCCATCATGATCACGAAACCCACGGAAAAGGAATTCGGGCAGCTGATGAATGATTTCTGGTGGGATACAACCTATGTGGCAAAATGCCTGAAAAGAGGTGATCTGTTTTATGCGAAATTTATGTCAGAAAATGTGATCAGGACAGATTATCTGGTTCCTCTGATCGAATGGTATATTGCAAGCTTCCACGACTGGAATAATATCACCACCAATAAACACGGCCGCCTTTTTAAAAAATATCTGTCCGAAGAACTCTGGAACAAAGTAGAAGCCACGTTCTCAGGAAGCAGTATAGAGGATAACTGGCAGGCTTTATACGTCTCTGCAGATTTGGTGCATGAGCTGGGAACATTTTTAGCAGATAGACTTGGGTTCGAATATTCTCATCAGCATGAAAGTGATGTAAGGAAATACCTGGATGAGGTCAAAAATATGCCCTGA
- a CDS encoding NAD(P)-dependent oxidoreductase, whose product MKKVAVIGATGFVGTKIVNELAERGYAVEALVRDASKVESKENVTAKSVDVNNTDDLAEALKGSDAVISAFNAGWTNPNLYHDFLNGSVNIEKAVEQAGVKRLIVVGGAGSLYTPDNVQIVDTPDFPEAYKPGATAARDYLNKIRENKTLDWTFFSPAIEMNQANQGERTGVYRTSLETPVFDENGRSRLSVEDVAVVLVDELEQNNHIRERFTAAY is encoded by the coding sequence ATGAAAAAAGTAGCAGTAATCGGGGCAACCGGTTTTGTAGGAACAAAAATCGTTAATGAACTGGCAGAAAGAGGATATGCAGTGGAAGCTTTGGTAAGAGATGCTTCCAAAGTGGAATCTAAGGAAAATGTGACGGCAAAAAGTGTAGATGTAAACAATACGGATGACCTGGCAGAAGCCTTAAAAGGAAGTGATGCCGTGATCAGTGCTTTCAATGCTGGATGGACTAATCCTAATCTTTATCATGACTTTTTAAACGGTTCCGTTAATATTGAAAAAGCAGTGGAACAGGCCGGTGTAAAAAGATTGATCGTAGTTGGGGGAGCAGGAAGCCTGTACACTCCGGACAATGTACAGATCGTAGATACCCCGGATTTTCCTGAAGCTTACAAACCGGGAGCCACTGCAGCAAGGGATTATTTAAACAAAATCAGAGAAAACAAAACGTTGGACTGGACATTCTTCAGCCCTGCCATTGAGATGAACCAGGCCAATCAAGGAGAAAGAACAGGAGTATACAGAACTTCCCTGGAAACTCCGGTTTTTGATGAAAACGGAAGAAGCCGTCTTTCCGTAGAAGATGTAGCCGTAGTTTTGGTCGATGAGCTGGAACAGAACAACCACATCCGTGAACGTTTCACAGCAGCTTATTAA
- a CDS encoding GMC family oxidoreductase N-terminal domain-containing protein translates to MDRKKFIKTSLLAVSGFYFLHADLFQAAQPKTSNQEKKIIDARILIVGSGYGGAVSALRLCEAGKKVVMLEMGLNWEKSGIPFSNLLKPGKSAAWLKKKTIAPFMNLFSLTPFTGTLDRLDFEHVNIWVGRGVGGGSLVNGGMAVTPKESYFREVFPDLDAGKFYSTYFPLVHKELKVNVIDEQFLKDCPYYKFTRVGEEEAHKAGFKTIRIPNVYDFQYMEKEYRNEVPRSALNTEVIYGNNHGKNSLDKTYLKKALETGNLEILDLHRVDHIKLNDDKTYTLNVQQTDTSGSAVADKIFNCQKLILAAGTMGTLKLLLHSNAVNQFPVHKEIGKSWGNNGNFMTGRNWVKPLSGGTGAKQSTIPVGGIDNWDDPEHPFFTEIAPLPMGMDVATALYLLINRVDKKGEVSYDAGTRKLVLDWNENHTAGMRKNADYFIRKMNRANGGTRSHFLFNNGFGADVCYHPLGGCVLGKATNEYGKLKGHENLYVLDGSLIPGTIGVNPFVTITAIAEYCIENLIRENEFA, encoded by the coding sequence ATGGACAGAAAAAAATTCATTAAAACAAGTCTTCTGGCGGTATCCGGTTTTTATTTCCTGCATGCTGATCTATTCCAGGCTGCACAGCCCAAAACAAGCAATCAGGAAAAAAAGATCATTGATGCCCGTATCCTGATTGTCGGCAGCGGATATGGCGGTGCTGTTTCTGCCCTTCGCCTGTGTGAAGCCGGAAAAAAAGTGGTGATGCTGGAGATGGGCCTCAACTGGGAAAAGTCCGGAATTCCTTTTTCCAACCTCCTGAAACCGGGGAAAAGTGCCGCATGGCTTAAAAAGAAGACCATAGCACCATTCATGAATCTTTTTTCTTTAACTCCTTTCACAGGTACACTTGACCGGCTGGATTTTGAGCATGTCAATATCTGGGTGGGGAGAGGTGTTGGCGGAGGCTCACTGGTGAACGGCGGTATGGCGGTGACTCCGAAAGAAAGCTATTTCAGGGAAGTTTTTCCTGATCTGGATGCCGGAAAGTTCTATTCCACCTATTTTCCTCTGGTCCATAAGGAATTAAAGGTGAATGTGATTGATGAACAGTTCCTTAAAGACTGTCCTTACTACAAATTTACCCGCGTGGGTGAAGAAGAAGCCCATAAAGCAGGTTTTAAAACCATCAGGATTCCCAATGTCTACGACTTTCAGTATATGGAGAAGGAATACAGAAATGAAGTTCCCCGCTCCGCTCTTAACACAGAAGTTATTTACGGAAATAATCACGGCAAGAACAGCCTGGACAAAACCTATCTGAAAAAGGCGCTGGAAACCGGAAATCTTGAGATCCTGGATCTCCACCGGGTTGATCATATCAAGCTTAATGATGATAAAACCTATACTTTAAATGTACAGCAAACCGATACTTCCGGTTCCGCTGTTGCTGATAAGATATTCAATTGTCAAAAGCTGATCCTTGCTGCAGGAACCATGGGAACCCTGAAGCTGCTGCTACACTCCAATGCTGTAAACCAATTTCCTGTTCATAAAGAAATCGGGAAAAGCTGGGGGAATAACGGCAATTTCATGACCGGCAGAAACTGGGTAAAACCTCTGTCCGGAGGAACCGGCGCAAAGCAGTCAACTATTCCTGTAGGAGGTATAGACAATTGGGATGATCCTGAACATCCTTTTTTCACGGAGATTGCTCCCCTACCGATGGGAATGGATGTAGCCACCGCACTATATCTTCTGATTAACAGGGTAGATAAAAAAGGTGAGGTTTCTTATGATGCGGGTACCCGGAAACTGGTGTTGGACTGGAATGAAAACCATACAGCCGGCATGAGAAAAAATGCAGATTATTTCATCAGGAAAATGAACAGGGCCAATGGCGGGACAAGAAGCCATTTCCTATTCAATAACGGCTTTGGGGCTGATGTATGTTATCACCCGCTGGGGGGCTGCGTACTGGGAAAAGCAACCAATGAATATGGAAAATTGAAGGGGCATGAAAACCTGTATGTTCTGGATGGCTCTTTAATTCCGGGAACAATTGGCGTTAATCCGTTTGTGACCATCACAGCAATTGCAGAATACTGTATTGAAAATCTGATCAGAGAGAATGAATTTGCATAG
- a CDS encoding NAD(P)H-dependent glycerol-3-phosphate dehydrogenase produces MAKKKIISESSHPKKNKNDISVGVVGSGSFATAIVKMLVENCKVVHWCVRSEFVKGAIELRGHNPSYLTAVNFNLKSLKLTTDINELVSACDVIVLATPSIYLSDTLEKMTCEYGDKIFVSAIKGIIPKVNDVVAHYLRDEFKIGFRNQAVIAGPCHAEEVAMERLSYLTVAAVEDETAEKLEGIFSSDFIKVHSSKDILGNEYSAILKNIFAIGAGIASGLGYGDNFTAVFVSNAIREMEIFLEAVYEAPRDVNESAYLGDLLVTAYSLFSRNRSLGNLIGKGYTVKSAIQSMNMVAEGYYAADSIYKTAKQKKLKLPIIDTVYAILYEGKNAEKQFKKLTPKLN; encoded by the coding sequence ATGGCTAAAAAGAAAATAATTTCAGAATCTTCTCATCCAAAAAAGAATAAAAACGATATTTCTGTAGGAGTAGTAGGAAGCGGAAGTTTTGCAACCGCTATCGTAAAAATGCTTGTTGAAAACTGTAAAGTAGTGCACTGGTGCGTAAGAAGCGAATTTGTGAAAGGAGCTATTGAATTACGTGGACATAATCCGTCTTATCTTACGGCGGTTAATTTCAATCTTAAAAGTTTAAAGCTTACCACAGATATCAATGAACTGGTGAGCGCCTGCGATGTGATTGTACTGGCAACACCGTCCATTTACCTATCTGATACCCTGGAAAAAATGACGTGTGAGTACGGAGACAAAATTTTTGTTTCTGCCATCAAGGGGATTATTCCTAAAGTGAATGATGTGGTAGCTCACTACCTGAGAGATGAATTTAAAATAGGTTTCAGAAACCAGGCAGTGATTGCAGGGCCATGTCATGCAGAAGAAGTAGCAATGGAAAGACTTTCCTATCTTACGGTGGCTGCAGTAGAAGATGAAACGGCAGAAAAGCTCGAAGGAATCTTCAGCTCGGATTTTATCAAGGTACATTCCAGTAAAGATATTTTAGGAAATGAATACAGTGCCATCCTTAAAAATATTTTTGCTATCGGGGCCGGAATTGCGAGCGGGTTGGGCTATGGAGATAACTTTACCGCGGTTTTTGTTTCCAATGCCATCCGTGAAATGGAAATCTTCCTCGAAGCCGTTTATGAAGCGCCGAGAGACGTAAATGAAAGTGCCTATCTGGGGGACCTTCTGGTAACCGCCTATTCTCTTTTCTCCAGAAACAGGAGCTTAGGAAACCTGATCGGAAAAGGATATACCGTAAAATCTGCGATCCAGTCCATGAATATGGTGGCTGAAGGATATTATGCCGCAGATTCCATCTACAAAACGGCAAAACAGAAAAAACTTAAGCTGCCGATCATCGATACCGTATATGCCATCCTTTATGAAGGAAAGAATGCAGAAAAACAGTTTAAAAAACTGACTCCAAAACTAAATTAA
- the mqo gene encoding malate dehydrogenase (quinone): MSHSLTSRTPKPKYDVVLIGGGIMSATLATLLHEFDPNLEIAIFERLGRFAKESTAAWNNAGTGHSAFCELNYTPEKPDGSIDITKAESIAEQFEMSKQFWAYLVTKGYIHEPKDFISSCPHMSLVFGEKDSEYLRKRHEKMSESVMFKGMEYSMDHEQLREWIPLVMSKRNRSEVMAATKMDMGTDVNFGTLTRKMGRHLLEDSNVEVFLYHEVKDVDPREDGKWEMKVKDRIHSHKQEVVADFVFIGAGGYALPLLDSSDIKESEGYGGFPVSGQWLVSHNQELVEKHHAKVYTQATVDAPPMSVPHLDLRIIDGKKALLFGPFAGFSTKFLKEGSYLDLPESVNTKNLRSLFGAWWHNIPLTKYLIQQVAMTKSQRMQHLREFIKDAKEEDWELKVAGQRVQIIKKDEKEGGKLEFGTEVVVNKSGTIASLLGASPGASTAVYAMLNVLEKCFPEKIQGEWKDKLLEMVPSYGQKLAQNPELTEKVRNYTKEKLELEY, from the coding sequence ATGTCACACTCGCTTACAAGCAGAACACCGAAACCGAAATATGACGTTGTACTGATAGGCGGCGGAATTATGAGCGCCACTTTAGCAACGCTGCTTCACGAATTTGATCCCAATCTTGAGATCGCCATATTTGAAAGGCTTGGCAGGTTTGCAAAAGAAAGCACTGCAGCCTGGAATAATGCGGGAACAGGGCATTCTGCTTTTTGTGAACTTAATTATACCCCGGAAAAACCGGATGGTAGCATAGATATAACCAAGGCAGAAAGTATCGCCGAACAGTTTGAAATGTCCAAACAGTTCTGGGCGTATCTGGTGACCAAAGGATATATTCATGAGCCAAAGGACTTCATCAGTTCATGTCCGCATATGAGTTTGGTATTTGGTGAAAAGGATTCCGAATACCTGAGAAAACGCCACGAAAAAATGTCGGAATCTGTTATGTTTAAAGGAATGGAATATTCTATGGACCACGAACAGCTGAGAGAATGGATTCCTTTGGTGATGAGCAAAAGAAACCGGTCTGAAGTGATGGCTGCCACCAAGATGGATATGGGGACAGACGTTAATTTCGGAACGTTAACCAGAAAAATGGGGAGACATTTGCTGGAAGATTCCAATGTTGAGGTTTTTCTGTATCATGAAGTGAAAGATGTGGATCCAAGAGAAGACGGCAAATGGGAAATGAAGGTGAAAGACAGAATCCACAGTCACAAACAGGAAGTAGTTGCGGATTTTGTATTCATCGGTGCCGGTGGTTATGCACTTCCGCTGCTGGACAGTTCAGATATTAAAGAAAGTGAAGGGTATGGAGGCTTTCCGGTCTCCGGACAGTGGCTGGTGAGCCATAATCAGGAGCTGGTAGAAAAACATCACGCTAAAGTATATACCCAGGCTACAGTGGATGCTCCCCCAATGTCTGTTCCTCATCTGGATCTTAGAATTATCGACGGGAAAAAAGCACTTCTTTTCGGACCTTTTGCAGGGTTTTCCACAAAATTCCTGAAAGAAGGAAGCTATCTGGACCTTCCTGAAAGTGTAAATACAAAAAATTTAAGATCACTATTCGGAGCATGGTGGCATAACATTCCTCTGACCAAATATCTGATTCAGCAGGTAGCGATGACAAAATCCCAGAGAATGCAGCATCTGAGAGAATTTATTAAAGATGCCAAAGAAGAAGACTGGGAACTGAAAGTAGCCGGACAGAGGGTACAGATTATAAAAAAAGATGAAAAAGAAGGCGGAAAACTGGAATTCGGGACTGAAGTTGTGGTGAATAAAAGCGGAACAATCGCTTCATTGCTGGGAGCTTCTCCGGGCGCTTCTACAGCAGTCTATGCCATGCTGAATGTTCTTGAAAAATGCTTCCCGGAAAAAATACAGGGTGAGTGGAAAGACAAATTACTGGAAATGGTTCCGTCATACGGTCAGAAGCTTGCACAAAATCCTGAACTTACCGAAAAAGTAAGGAACTATACAAAAGAAAAACTGGAACTGGAATATTAA
- a CDS encoding M23 family metallopeptidase, whose amino-acid sequence MKKFLNSRKNVNILLGGLLLIVFAQALLIGRLFSEKGDKMYEVNLVKINTEKDSVDYLKMKTDLTVVDQTVAQLNSFLKSKDIASEKLMALSQDSISSSVYLAKQANRYSQYLMNLQQKLMQVPLGMPTDGYISSNFGIRKNPIPFKTVYASVKPGVVAESKTVAAAAPKPEVKAEPVEKIIELTDSYGNKREVKVMVTPKAAPATPAPAASTTAASTKATTGSSSSKVSMEKNNPPAEADQMQFHKGLDIAVAYGSDVRAAAAGTVIFSGQKGGYGNCVIVSHGNGLATLYGHLSQLVSKVNDKVKVGQVIAKSGNSGRSTGPHLHYEVHKNNTPVNPKLFMNL is encoded by the coding sequence ATGAAGAAATTTCTAAACAGCAGGAAGAACGTAAATATTCTCCTTGGAGGACTTTTGCTGATCGTTTTTGCACAAGCCCTCTTAATCGGAAGGCTGTTTTCTGAAAAGGGCGACAAGATGTATGAAGTGAATCTTGTGAAAATAAACACTGAAAAAGACAGTGTGGATTATTTAAAAATGAAAACAGACCTTACGGTAGTTGACCAGACTGTAGCCCAGTTGAATTCATTTCTGAAATCCAAGGACATCGCCAGTGAAAAACTGATGGCCTTAAGCCAGGACAGTATTTCAAGTTCAGTATATCTTGCCAAGCAGGCCAACCGCTACAGCCAGTATTTAATGAACCTCCAGCAAAAACTGATGCAGGTTCCGCTGGGAATGCCAACGGACGGCTATATTTCCTCTAATTTCGGCATCAGAAAAAATCCCATTCCTTTTAAAACCGTTTATGCTTCTGTAAAACCAGGTGTTGTTGCAGAATCCAAAACTGTTGCCGCTGCCGCTCCAAAACCGGAAGTGAAAGCTGAACCTGTTGAAAAAATTATTGAATTAACAGACAGTTACGGGAATAAAAGAGAAGTAAAAGTAATGGTAACGCCCAAAGCGGCTCCTGCCACTCCGGCACCGGCAGCATCTACAACCGCAGCGTCCACAAAAGCCACAACCGGCAGCTCTTCATCAAAAGTTTCTATGGAAAAGAACAATCCTCCTGCTGAAGCTGACCAGATGCAGTTTCATAAAGGGCTAGATATTGCAGTCGCTTACGGCTCAGATGTAAGAGCTGCTGCTGCAGGAACTGTTATTTTTTCAGGCCAGAAAGGAGGTTATGGAAATTGCGTCATTGTTTCGCACGGAAACGGACTGGCTACTCTTTACGGACATTTATCGCAATTGGTTTCAAAAGTAAATGATAAAGTGAAAGTGGGACAGGTAATTGCCAAATCCGGTAACTCGGGACGTTCTACGGGGCCACACCTTCATTACGAAGTACATAAAAACAATACCCCGGTTAATCCGAAACTGTTTATGAATTTATAA
- a CDS encoding MBL fold metallo-hydrolase, producing MLKKKLLSLMAVFGLAGIVLAGGLKIKVYNPGAKAIFPITSTIIYGDKDAMLIDAQFQKQYAEQLVKEIKATGKNLQTVFISHSDPDFYFGLDVIRKAFPDVKIISTAQTVYLIAASKDDKLDVWKPQLKEDAPSEVIVPEAVNEIPDLEGNKIEIKQNAEDPAHSFVWIPSLKTIAGGISVSADSHVWMADTQNMRAIDQWIAQIDAMKALKPEQVVPSHFAKLSLSPKSLDFMKTYLENYQEAISKNKTSSSGVVDFMLKKYPDLPGKEELEMGTKVFFREMNWDLKSPYPAIGHQVETDFGTLKFTLDFKDNKEMSFKGTSGNVKGNTDTVKYTAVEVAKNVFMVYWHEPKSGSNVTHIQDYNKNTVYTNIAEPGGTFRHLKGTLKILK from the coding sequence ATGCTAAAAAAGAAATTATTATCATTAATGGCTGTGTTTGGTCTGGCTGGTATTGTGCTGGCAGGCGGCTTAAAAATTAAAGTTTATAATCCCGGTGCAAAGGCTATTTTTCCCATTACATCCACAATTATCTATGGAGATAAAGATGCCATGCTCATTGATGCTCAGTTTCAGAAACAGTACGCGGAACAGCTGGTGAAGGAAATAAAAGCAACCGGAAAAAATCTGCAAACAGTTTTTATATCCCACAGTGATCCGGATTTCTATTTTGGACTGGATGTGATCAGAAAAGCATTTCCAGATGTGAAAATCATTTCAACAGCACAAACGGTCTATCTGATTGCTGCATCGAAAGACGATAAATTAGACGTGTGGAAACCACAATTAAAAGAAGATGCACCTTCCGAAGTCATTGTTCCGGAAGCAGTAAATGAAATTCCTGATCTCGAAGGAAACAAAATTGAAATTAAGCAGAATGCTGAAGATCCGGCTCATAGCTTTGTCTGGATTCCGTCTTTAAAAACTATAGCCGGAGGAATTTCAGTTTCTGCAGATTCCCATGTCTGGATGGCGGATACACAGAATATGAGGGCAATAGATCAGTGGATCGCACAGATTGATGCCATGAAAGCGTTGAAACCTGAACAGGTGGTTCCATCTCATTTTGCAAAATTATCCCTGTCTCCAAAATCTCTGGATTTTATGAAGACTTATCTAGAAAACTATCAGGAAGCAATCTCAAAGAATAAAACATCCTCTTCCGGTGTTGTTGATTTCATGCTTAAAAAATATCCGGATCTTCCCGGAAAAGAGGAACTGGAAATGGGAACGAAAGTTTTCTTCAGGGAGATGAACTGGGATCTGAAATCTCCTTACCCAGCTATAGGGCATCAGGTGGAGACGGATTTCGGAACATTGAAATTCACCCTTGATTTTAAGGATAATAAAGAAATGTCTTTCAAAGGAACTTCTGGAAATGTAAAAGGAAATACAGATACCGTAAAATATACAGCCGTAGAGGTGGCTAAAAATGTCTTTATGGTCTACTGGCACGAACCTAAATCAGGCTCTAACGTTACTCATATTCAGGATTATAACAAAAATACAGTCTACACCAATATTGCAGAACCGGGCGGAACCTTCAGGCATCTGAAAGGAACTTTGAAAATTCTGAAATAA